A stretch of the Dechloromonas sp. TW-R-39-2 genome encodes the following:
- the rpmF gene encoding 50S ribosomal protein L32, with protein sequence MAVQQNKKSPSKRGMHRAHDFLVAPPLAVEPTTGETHLRHHISPNGFYRGKKVLKAKGE encoded by the coding sequence ATGGCCGTTCAACAGAACAAAAAATCCCCTTCCAAGCGTGGCATGCACCGCGCACACGACTTCCTGGTTGCCCCGCCGCTGGCTGTTGAGCCGACGACCGGCGAAACGCACCTGCGCCACCATATTTCCCCCAACGGTTTCTACCGTGGCAAGAAGGTCCTGAAGGCCAAGGGCGAGTAA
- a CDS encoding DUF177 domain-containing protein — MKQHFVLTWKAKNNIISRLSRNGSRLKRITDAFVFARDGRVLKGTLPVSSFERLEDLLVETTGDLEFQLHGYKAEHGKYMLHLEVSGILPLACQRCLQAIPFELDVDSLLELIPEGADMSQDELEDDTRDFLPVAGELDVVELVEDEILLTLPFAPRHEKCGLPGAADAGERINPFATLAGLKGKPN; from the coding sequence TTGAAGCAGCACTTTGTTTTGACTTGGAAAGCCAAAAATAATATCATCTCGCGTTTAAGTCGTAACGGTTCGAGATTGAAAAGAATTACTGACGCTTTTGTCTTTGCCCGGGATGGTCGAGTTCTCAAGGGAACGCTACCTGTCTCGAGCTTTGAACGCTTGGAAGATTTGCTGGTTGAAACGACTGGTGATCTGGAATTCCAGCTTCATGGCTACAAGGCCGAGCACGGAAAGTACATGCTGCACTTGGAAGTGAGCGGGATTCTCCCGCTGGCATGCCAGCGCTGCCTGCAGGCAATTCCATTTGAGCTTGATGTCGATAGTCTGCTGGAGCTGATCCCGGAAGGCGCCGACATGTCGCAAGACGAACTGGAAGACGACACCCGTGATTTCCTGCCGGTGGCAGGCGAACTTGATGTGGTCGAATTGGTAGAGGATGAAATTCTTCTGACGCTGCCGTTCGCACCGAGGCATGAAAAATGTGGTTTGCCTGGTGCAGCCGATGCTGGTGAGCGGATTAACCCGTTTGCCACGCTGGCTGGGCTTAAAGGCAAGCCGAACTGA